In Oreochromis niloticus isolate F11D_XX linkage group LG18, O_niloticus_UMD_NMBU, whole genome shotgun sequence, one genomic interval encodes:
- the gdf15 gene encoding inhibin beta C chain: MCISHTILPLVTCTLLLLASTSGEGQLHEAHENTPDTERMDSQAVLLLEAVKTGILSSLGMDVEPRPTQKASKKELRKMYQLYRRKIREIRGNSSQPMGENSQSTMSTVLFPVSPVKALRRGPHSGPSMRWYRAVFQKNTNIQNDLTVARAKLKISRQVLGKLTSVRPEAREEIKIKVNGGKPAVWPAAWTDSVAQTNISNIQDVYLDIIPEVEKWFGTNGKPLVVDVRLANREALKPTFSLELDLTQANQRTRQRRSNKQDDCDEPGWCCRKSVTVSFKDIGWTDWVVAPVEYTMHFCDGTCPHNYKPASMHTQVKSRLHQITKGGTPHPCCVPAAYEPMVLMHYDSRGKLTLTTFTDFIVSKCYCA; this comes from the exons ATGTGCATCTCCCACACGATTCTCCCACTCGTCACCTGCACGCTGCTGCTCCTCGCCTCCACCTCAGGCGAAGGCCAGCTTCACGAGGCCCACGAAAACACACCTGATACGGAGAGGATGGACAGCCAGGCAGTTCTGCTTCTGGAGGCTGTGAAGACAGGGATCCTCAGCTCTTTGGGTATGGACGTGGAGCCCAGACCGACCCAAAAGGCCTCGAAAAAGGAGCTCAGGAAGATGTATCAGCTCTACAGGAGAAAAATAAGGGAGATAAGAGGAAATTCCAGCCAGCCAATGGGGGAAAACTCGCAATCCACCATGTCCACTGTGCTCTTTCCAG tttcaCCAGTAAAAGCGCTTCGGAGGGGTCCACACTCAGGTCCAAGCATGCGGTGGTACAGAGCTGTTTTCCAAAAGAATACGAATATTCAGAATGACTTGACTGTAGCTCGAGCAAAGCTGAAGATTTCCAGACAGGTTCTGGGTAAACTCACTTCAGTGAGGCCTGAAGCAAGGgaggagattaaaattaaagtCAATGGGGGAAAGCCAGCGGTGTGGCCAGCTGCCTGGACTGACTCTGTAGCCCAAACTAATATCTCAAACATTCAAGATGTTTACCTGGACATCATCCCAGAGGTAGAGAAGTGGTTCGGGACTAATGGGAAGCCACTGGTTGTGGATGTACGGTTGGCTAACAGAGAGGCCCTCAAGCCGACCTTTTCTCTGGAATTAGACCTCACGCAAGCCAACCAGAGGACGAGGCAGCGTCGCTCCAACAAGCAAGATGACTGCGATGAACCAGGATGGTGCTGCCGGAAGTCAGTCACGGTGTCCTTCAAAGACATCGGCTGGACAGACTGGGTTGTAGCCCCAGTCGAATACACCATGCATTTTTGCGATGGCACCTGCCCCCACAACTACAAGCCGGCAAGCATGCACACTCAGGTCAAGTCTCGGCTGCACCAGATCACCAAAGGAGGGACACCTCACCCCTGTTGTGTGCCAGCAGCCTACGAGCCCATGGTCCTCATGCACTACGACAGCAGGGGAAAACTGACACTGACTACTTTCACTGACTTTATTGTCAGTAAATGTTACTGTGCCTGA